Proteins from one Pontibacter korlensis genomic window:
- a CDS encoding DUF4861 domain-containing protein, translating to MLTVLCCQSLYAQSLKQELPLSLHVEVKNPLKQQRENVMVYIPEADILKLNSAFNTNAFVVLDGKTEVPGQYNRKDQKGIVLVLDQLKANEARKLTIRFKKDGTVERQYPKRTQAELSHKVGGEFQNRKYIGGEFQNVDSLRVPDEHTDHSYFIRYEGPGWESDKVGYRFYLDWRNGTDVFGKKTKDMVLQQVGQDGFDSYHEEAAWGMDVLKVGKSLGVGTLAHFSEGRANRVAETDSMISVIAENGNVYSSILTNYYGWKVAGMQMDLRSLISIHAGTRLTHHEVQVEGASPQNLSTGLNKDSKAILYTSKGSDNQWGFLASYGEQSLNNDKLGIAVLFRPQDFLEFTEDKNSHVVKLKSTAGKLEYYYLAAWELEPEGIKNEEQFVQYLRKTAHELANPVQVKLTAGNRL from the coding sequence ATGCTGACAGTGTTGTGCTGCCAAAGCCTGTACGCCCAAAGCTTAAAGCAGGAGCTTCCTCTGTCTCTGCATGTAGAGGTGAAAAACCCGCTTAAACAGCAACGGGAGAATGTGATGGTCTACATTCCAGAAGCAGACATCCTGAAGCTGAATTCTGCTTTCAACACTAATGCTTTTGTTGTGCTGGATGGTAAAACAGAGGTTCCGGGCCAGTATAACCGCAAAGACCAAAAAGGAATAGTGTTGGTACTGGATCAGCTAAAAGCCAACGAGGCACGCAAACTCACCATCAGGTTCAAAAAAGACGGCACTGTAGAACGCCAGTACCCGAAGCGTACGCAGGCGGAGCTTTCTCACAAGGTAGGAGGGGAGTTCCAGAACAGGAAGTACATAGGCGGAGAGTTTCAGAATGTGGACTCGCTGCGTGTGCCTGATGAACACACCGACCATTCCTACTTTATCCGCTACGAAGGTCCCGGATGGGAATCAGATAAAGTAGGCTACCGCTTTTACCTAGACTGGCGCAACGGAACAGATGTGTTCGGAAAGAAAACGAAAGACATGGTATTACAGCAGGTAGGGCAGGACGGTTTTGACTCCTACCATGAGGAGGCTGCTTGGGGAATGGATGTACTGAAGGTAGGCAAATCCCTTGGCGTAGGCACGCTGGCCCACTTCAGTGAGGGGCGGGCTAACCGTGTTGCCGAAACAGACAGCATGATAAGTGTGATAGCTGAGAACGGTAATGTTTATTCCTCTATACTTACCAACTACTACGGCTGGAAAGTCGCAGGCATGCAGATGGACCTACGCTCACTTATCAGCATACATGCCGGCACCCGCCTGACCCACCATGAGGTGCAGGTAGAGGGGGCCTCTCCACAGAACTTGAGTACAGGATTGAATAAAGACAGCAAAGCTATACTTTACACCAGCAAGGGAAGCGACAACCAGTGGGGGTTTCTGGCAAGTTACGGTGAGCAAAGCCTTAACAACGACAAGCTGGGAATTGCCGTGCTGTTTCGCCCACAGGATTTCTTAGAATTTACAGAAGATAAGAACAGCCATGTAGTAAAGCTGAAGTCAACAGCTGGTAAGCTGGAGTACTACTACCTTGCTGCGTGGGAACTGGAGCCTGAAGGTATCAAGAATGAAGAGCAGTTTGTGCAGTACCTCAGAAAAACAGCGCATGAGCTTGCTAACCCCGTACAGGTAAAGCTTACGGCAGGAAACAGGCTATAA